The genomic DNA TTAACAAGCTGTGTTTTGTCTGGAAAATCAAAGTGGAGAGACCaaacaacaggaaaacactggaTGTTTTCAAGAGGACAGTGTGGATTTGGCAGCTTGttgcgtaaaaaaaaaaaaaaaagagttgttgTTATCTCTCAGATGTTTGGAGTTTCCCACTGAAGACAATCTGTGCTGTTGATTGTTTGGGGCTGCGTATCATTTGAAATCTTTCGACACTAATGCTGATAAGATACGACTTGAGTTTCAGCACTGTTACCAGGGCAACATCTTACTTTAAAGATTATGAATATTCTTCTACAGACCctttaataaaagcaaaattgAACACATACAAAGACTTGCTGTAAGATATCAAGAGAGCATTGAATACAATACAAGAGAGCCTTTTAATACTTGAATGTTTTCGATACTATGCACTCTGTGCGGAAACACATTCCCTCGGTACCAAGAAATTAATTGAGGTTTGACACCAAGCTCCATTACATGGATTACTAGGCAACATGATGCACACTGTTGCGGATTATCCTTCTCAAGCAAGTTTCAAGTCAAGTTTCAAGTCAAGTTTCAAGTCAAGTTTCAAGTCAAGTTTCAAGTCTCTTCAAGTTGATTTTCATGCTGTATCGATATGAACTAAAACTTTAGGCTGCTTAGAAGTACCTTTAAACACAACTGTaatgtgtctttgtctccttGTCATTTCAGTGAGGCTCAATCGAGGGAAGCAATGCTTCACCATCAGGACCAACATCTTAACGCGGCCTACGGAGGCCCCAACAATGGCTCCTCATCCTCGCTTCGAAACAGGAAGTGCGACAAAGACGGCAACTTCAACTTCCTGCCTGGCAAAGATGATGAAAGCttcggaggaggaggaggaggaggaggaggagacgagaACCAAAATCAGGTGCGTCCTCGTAACTTGGGCCCGTTAGGTCGCGACACTCCCaactcttcttcctcctcgtccCCCGGGTATCATCAAAACGCGGGGGTCACGTCGCCCCGCTCCCGCATGCCCTGCTGGAGAACCCTGGAGCCCCTGCCGGAAATCGAGAGCGGGGATGACGGGTTCGGCCGAGTGCCCCCGGACGGAgcggaggaaaggaggatggaggaagaggaggtgaggatgatgatgatgatgagccagaatgaggagaagcagagagagaagctgcagaGTAGGAAAGGCAGCTTGGGTTtcaaaggaagagagaaagaagaggaagaggcggAGGATAGCGACGAATGGGGAGACAGCGACGACTCCGACTCTGAGTTCAGCTTCCGATCCGACAGGCTGCCCTCCCTCAACCTGGAGGGAGGAGGCGAAGGGATGCTCATGGGAGGCTGGGACCGCATCGGTGTCGGGGAACCCAAATCTAACAACCAGGAGAGTGACCTGACCAGAAACAGCAACAGAAATCCAGCTGAAAGACACCATAGCTTCAGCCGCAAGTCGCTGACGGGAAGCAACCTGGGAAATGTCATGGAGGAAGGAGCAGAGGACCAACATGAAGATCAGTCATCAGACTCCGACGGCGAGATGCCAGAGCTAATGGACACCGTCTGGACACTGCGGGACCGTGAGCGCTTCAAGGCCCAGGAGATGGAGAAGCACCAGGTGCAGCTGACCATGTACCGCCGGCTGGCTCTGATCCGCTGGGTCCGCACCCTGCAGAGCCGCATCCTGGAGCAGCAGAACCGCCTGCAGTCCAGCTTCGACGTCATCCTCACACACAGGAAGGAACTGCTGCGTATGGGCGCCGCCGTGGCCAACACCGCGGCCACCGCCACTGTCGTACAGtcgtagagagagagaggggagacacTGAAACAGGAAGCAGTTTACAGAGAGGGAACTCAAACTGCATTTTTACCCTGTTTGCTTCTATCCTGAAGACATTTCCCCTTAAAATAAGACAATCTCCCATCACCCTGTCTGCTGCTTTTGAGTTTTCACACTCATGTCACTGACTGTAATGACAcaaaaactttgtgtttttattgatttccgGTATGGTGTCCCACCCAGAGCATCAATACATGTATTCAACCCATCTTAAACCTCCATTAAACCTCTCTAACTACACCAAACCAAAATATAAGACTTACGATTGGTCAAAGCAatgagatgatgatgaacaCGTTATCATGAGATTAATATGTTGTTTATATCAAAAAAATATTCTATATGTGTATGATGTCTTTGTTTGTCTTGACCTGTGTGTAGAAAACATCTgcaataccaaaaaaaaagtattgaaaaatataaacagaatTTAACAGTGTTATAGATGATTTATACCTCGAAATGATTAAGCTGTATATGGAGAGATatgataaattaaaacaatgaataaaattaTCTTCTATCTCAACAttccttgtgttgtttttttcttgttgacACACTCTTAAGGTCTGATCTAATGAAATCTGACTTTTCattatcactttttaaaatagattaagGGGAAGGGGGAAGTCCACAGAGTTTCCAGAAAATACCACTCAAAGAGGCCCAGAGCCCTCATTTCACTCCAGATCAGAATGTTGATTTCAAGGAGCAGGTTTATCAAAGCTCTCTCAGAGGAGATAGAGCTATAGAGAAGAGTAGTTTTTTATCTTCTAGAGCTGTACTTGCTGTACTGCAGCCCTCGGGCGCATGACCTTTCAGCTAACAATTGCCTCTTTGTCAGGCTGAACAAAGTTGGTTTGTATCGGCTCATCACACGGGGTTGGAGAGTGTGTGTTCTGCGGGGAGTGTGATAGCCGTGTGAGGCTCAAGCGTCAATCTTTATGGGCATGGCTGCAGCCGCGGGCGCTCCGAGATCATCTCACCTctttccatgtgtgtgtgtgtgtgtgtgtgcgcgcgcgcgtgtgtatgtgtgtgtgtgtgtgtgtgttttcacagagATACCAGCCTCATTGCCACTCTATAATCTCCAGCTTTTGCGAGTTGTGGAAAGGGGGGGGCCCCCGGGGAGCCTGTCAGTCTGCGCCCCGGGGCCCTACATGTCCTATAAGGGCCCCGGTGAACAGACGCCGGTCCGGTTGCGAGCAGGAGAGCCAAACCCCGGGGCAAGTTTGGGATAATCCCCGGCTATGCCTCCTAACTTACtcccgtttaaaaaaaaaaaaaaaaaaaagcttatcgCCTCTCTTGGATGCAGACATCGCAGTGAAAGTCTGGGTGAATTTACATATTGATCCGCTGTTCTCTGGCTGAAGGTGGATGTTTGCGAGGCTTCAAAGAGAACGGATAACATGTTTACACCGGGATAGTGACTTGTAAGCAACGTGCAAGTAACCACCTctaaaaaaaaggaggacaCAGTGGAAGAACAAACATGGCTTTGATGGTGATTTTGTAAATCACCGAGACGTGATTTCAGGGTAGTTATAGGAGAGGGCATAAATTCATCCAAACAAAGCTTATGAAACACAGAGATAAATGAGCCCGGAACCTCCCGCAGGAAAAGTGGTACCTGCTCAGTTTCACCTCAGGAAAAATACGTGttccagtgtttttagtgcataTGATTATGTTTTAGGAACTGTAAGAAAATCAGCTGGAGGAAGGCATATTCATTATTTCCTCTCCCACCAATGAGAATCATAAGTCAACACATTAAAAGATTGGAACCACTTTCTAATAAGTCATCCTTTATAAAGGGTTAATTACgtgttaataaatcatttactaaTGATTTCAGGTTAGTTATAAGACTGTGTGAAGTGTCTCATGTTCTAATAGGCCATTCAGTCTCTATCTATAAATGATGGATAGTTCATAATAAGAGTCACATGTTCTCCATTTTCTAATGAACAAACAGCAAAAGTTCGTTGGTCATCTGATGCTAATAACAAAAGGTCAAAACAAGAAATCtattgtgttaaaaaaagttGATGATAAATATGGTTCCGGATGCTCTGAGGCTCTTTTTCTcgaaggtcagaggtcaaacagTCCCATGAGGTGGTCTCCATGGTGAAGTGAAGGGCTAAAACGACAAAGAAAGTGTTGATGGATGACGATATAAACACCAGCCTG from Scomber scombrus chromosome 16, fScoSco1.1, whole genome shotgun sequence includes the following:
- the LOC133995883 gene encoding uncharacterized protein LOC133995883, yielding MTAIHIPIVNCSHFILYSFLFSPNPVQEVLRGRREEDEDKHHIGGSEEGGKTGRAQSPAFSTEQQTGQKSEAQSREAMLHHQDQHLNAAYGGPNNGSSSSLRNRKCDKDGNFNFLPGKDDESFGGGGGGGGGDENQNQVRPRNLGPLGRDTPNSSSSSSPGYHQNAGVTSPRSRMPCWRTLEPLPEIESGDDGFGRVPPDGAEERRMEEEEVRMMMMMSQNEEKQREKLQSRKGSLGFKGREKEEEEAEDSDEWGDSDDSDSEFSFRSDRLPSLNLEGGGEGMLMGGWDRIGVGEPKSNNQESDLTRNSNRNPAERHHSFSRKSLTGSNLGNVMEEGAEDQHEDQSSDSDGEMPELMDTVWTLRDRERFKAQEMEKHQVQLTMYRRLALIRWVRTLQSRILEQQNRLQSSFDVILTHRKELLRMGAAVANTAATATVVQS